The genomic interval GAGAGCATTTCTTCTGTCTCCTGGGCAGGGGGTGCGAGAATTGGGTTTGGGCACAGTGCACACATGTTAAGGAGCAGCTGGCATCAAGCACAATGTTAGGGATGGAGGAACCCCATGTCATTGCAGAGAGTGATGGGGCTGCAAAGTGTCAGAGCGGGTCAGAAGTGATTGGTGCACGGTGCAAAGGGGTGTCCCAGCTAAAATAACTCCTGACAGTGCTACATACATGTCTGTGTGCCATGTGGTGACCAAGAGGTTTCTGCTCCACAGGCTGAGGCTGAGGTGGCTTCTCTGAACCGCCGCATCCAGCtggtggaggaggagctggACCGGGCCCAGGAGCGCCTGGCCACCGCcctgcagaagctggaagaGGCTGAGAAGGCGGCAGATGAGAGCGAGAGGTGTgacggggtggggggggagtgGCGGACAACAGGGGTTAGCTTTGGGTTGTCCATGATAGCAGACAATCCCTTGGCTTTGCAGCAAGGCTTGGGGAGCCCTTGAGTTGACCCCATGGGagtttgcattgttttttctgTAGGGAAGGAGCACAACACAGCTCCCTTTGCTACGGGCATTTGTGGCACGCTTTGAAACTTTCAGGGCACACATTAAATCCCTAACAATTTGATCTGATGCCTGTACAAATTATTAAGCTGTGCCTGGAGCCAGAGGGTTCTCTCAGAACTGGTTTTGTGCCCCAtgggaaggttggtggccctgcatttggcaggggggttggagattcatgatccttagggtcccttccaaccctggccattctgtgattctgtgattctgagggTTGATCAGTAGCCCAGGAGCTGAGGTTGGCCCCTGGGAATGAAGCAGTAGCATCCTGAAGAGGGCTGCAGAACACACACGGGGCATTGCTCACCCTCTGGTGAAGTACCTGCTTTCAGCACACACATTTCCTGTGCAGGAGCCATGCAAGCGAGGGCAGACATGTCGATGCCTTCTGGGCAGGTGGCAATGAACAATTTGCAGCTGGCCGTTTGCCTCCACTGGCAAAGATCAGTTTGACCTGCCTGGCTGAGAGGCACATCTCCTGGGTTGCCATGGGGCATCTCTGCTGGTTCAGCTGTGCATCCCCAGGGTACTGCTGATGTGACCCTACTGCACAGGGTGCCTGTGTTCCTTGGCAATGCACTGTGTCTCTGGAGCGTGAGGATGGACACATCAGAGTACAGAGGGCAGGAAGGAGATGCAGGTACCACCTCCACCTACAGCCATAacctcatagaatcacagaatcgtgtGGTCTGGAAAAGATCTTCAGGATCATCTAGCCCAATCACCAACCCAACCTACTGAGATCCGTCGTTAAtccatatccctcagtgccaagTCCTCACATctcttaaacacttccagggatggggactccaccaacctctctgggcagcccaatCCTTGGCCACCCTCTCcatgaataaattcttcctaaccTACTTGTTCTGACTTTCCTCAGAGGCATGAAGGTCATTGAAAACAGGGCCATGAAGGATGAGGAGAAAATGGAActccaggaaatgcagctgAAGGAGGCCAAGCACATAGCGGAAGAGGCCGACCGCAAATATGAGGAGGTGTGTGCCACCACCTGTGTCCCCTGATCCCTGGTTTCATCAAAggcagtgccctgcagccccgctTCCTAGTCTGCATTTGACATAGCCTCCTAGAATCATGAagtttggagaagacctctaagatcatccaatccaaccccGAACCATTCCCACCAAGCCCACTAACCACTtcccatggttcttgaacaccttcagggacggtgactccaccatctccttggtcagcctgtgccagtgaATCACCActctgagaagacatttttcctaatatccaacctgacaTGTTCCTCTGGATGTCCCCAACAGGTGGCCCGCAAGCTGGTGGTCCTTGAGGGAGAGCTGGAGCGCTCGGAGGAGCGGGCAGAGGTGGCGGAGAGGTGAGCAGGGCTTCAGGCACATGAGGCTCTCATACCACCCCTGTCCCATTCTCTTGCCCATGGGAGCTGCCGACATGTCCGTGTGTCGACATGGGGACGGGGATCTCCATCCCAGTCACCCATTaggtgggaggagggaggagcGATGCTGGCCCCCGGCACATCCTTGACCTGCTCTCTGCTGGCCCCAATCTGTGGGTGCCCCTTTTCCACCCCAGTCGAGTGAgacagctggaggaggagctgcGGACCATGGACCAGAGCCTCAAATCCCTCATTGCCTCAGAGGAAGAGGTACTGGGGCAGGGGTGTGGGGCAAGGTGCAGCAGCCCCCCTCTCTCTATCGCTGTCTCTTGAGCCACGCCAGCCACCTCTCTcctctctgcactgctgccacaGCCCTCACCTCGCCTGTCCCTCTGTGGGCAGCACATGCTCCTCCGTGTCcactctcctcctcctcagatgGATGCAGGAGTACAGCAGTGACATGCGAGGAAGGGATATGTGCCCagtggctctgctgctcctccactctgagttttctcctctctcaacttgttctctctcctttcctccttccccatgCTCCTTCCGctccccccttctccccttcaCCACCCCCTCCCCTGCCTGGTGGCCCCTGCTTGGGATGTAGTAAATGTGGTGACCTAGAGGAGGAGCTGAAAATTGTCACCAACAACTTGAAGTCTCTGGAGGCCCAGGCTGACAAGGTATGACCtagtggggctgctggggctgggcagaGTGTGCAGGGTTGAGGGGAGGAGGGTCCCTGATTGGGGTGAAGAACTGGAGGTGTCCTCTGGAGCTAAGATCCTCTCTGTCCCTGCAGTATTCCACCAAGGAGGACAAGTATGAGGAGGAAATCAAGCTTCTAGGGGAGAAACTGAAGGAGGTAAGGCTCTTGGATGCACGATGCTCTGCTCCCGGGACATGCACTGGCAGCAGCAAAATAACATCTCACCCCTCTGCCTTGGAGGCAAATTGAGATGGTCACCAGCCCAGGTGCAGCAAATGGGACAGTTCTGGGGAACAGAGCATGTTTGGGGTGTGGACTTAAGGGCATTCCCATCACGCTCACTGTTCTTGCTGTGTTCCTGCAGGCTGAGACCAGGGCAGAATTTGCTGAGCGGTCTGTGGCAAAGCTGGAGAAAACCATTGATGACTTAGAAGGTAAAAGGGTCCTCGCTGCCGTGTGTCCCTCTTTCATGGGCAGGCAGGGATGGGGTCTCCTTGTGCTGGGGGTGGGCATGGGTGATGGGAGGGGGGAAGCTGGGATGctgtggaggtgctggagtccCACATGGGAAATATGGCCTCATCCACACTGTCTTGTGCCCGGTGCCGTACCTGCACGCTCCCACCACCCTTGCCTCCTGCTCACCGccactttctctctctctgccacTCACTCCCTCCCTGCTCCACCACCTGCTCCCCACTCCCCCCACCTGCAGACGAAGTATATGCACAGAAGATGAAGTACAAAGCCATCAGCGAGGAGCTGGACAATGCGCTTAATGACATCACCTCCCTCTGAACCCCACACTGGGCACCAGCACTGcacccctgcctgccttcctccccccccagctctgccattTTGCCTGCCCGGCACCCTCTCCACTCCTACTGCCCACTCTGTCCCTACTCTGTCCCCTCTCTGTCCTTCCTGGCTTATGGCCACTGGTCAACAGGAGTCGGCCTGGGGTATTCATAGCAGGTGCCacccctgcccatggcagggtctcttccaaccctctTCTTTAAGTTCTCCTCCAACcccagccatgctgtgattctattaaTTCTGTGTTCCCACAAGATGAGGTGTAGGTGCTATGGGGTGTTAAAGGGGAAGGGGTGCATCCCCGGGACCCCACACCCCACGGGGATGTGGGAGGATGGAGCTATGCCCAGGGGCCTTGTGTCCCGCAtttccccccagcagcacaagcacTAGGGACTTGcccctccagcacagccatcccagTGCTGCATGCCAGGGGGGATATGGGATGGAGGGGGGTGGTCCTGGTCCCAGGCAGACACCCCCACCACCCGCGCTCCCCTCCCtgccttgcctctgtcctttgCACATTGCTTTTCaagtttgcattttgcatttcatgactttttcttttctgttctgtcccTCTGGGTTACTGAGTTGGTCTCAATAAAGCGTTTTCTCTCCTTggtttctcctttgttttcttcatgctgCTCTGGTTCTCCACGCTCATCCTTCATTTCCTGCTATCTCATGCAGGTGCCGGCAGCCGGGGGTGGTCTCAGGgaccccagcacagctgtgtccCCACCACCCCTGGCTCTCGGACACAGCTTTCCTCATTTTGTGCCACCTTCCAGACCCCACCTCCGTGACTTTCAGCCTAAATTCATAGGGCTAGACCTGGTCTGTCCATTCCTCATCTGTGCTCCCAGACATCACAACATCCTCTCAGCACTGACTGGCATCTGTCCTCCACCACCCTCCCTGGCCGCAGGGGCTGTCTGTGGTGATTTCTGGTCCCAGTCCTCCCTGAGCATTCCACCCTACCCCACAGCCACGGAATTGATGGACCAGCAGCCCTATGACtggctgcctcctcctcctgcttccccTACTGCCCCCCCAGCAGCCATGGGGTGCCCAGTGAAGGCTCTCGTGGGCAGTGCTGTCCCTTTGCTaactctcctttctctttctcttcccactGCTGCGCTGATGTCTCTGTTTTCTCTAGAGCGCTCCCGGCAGGAGGCCGAGAAAAACCGGGTTCTCACTAACGAGCTGCGGGTCATCCTTACCGAACTAAACAACTGAGCTGCGACAGCTCCTGCCCCAGCCCCTGGGatgcccccagccccagctgttTCCCACCCCATTTTGACCAGGCTGGCTTGAGGCTGTGAGCCCTGCCCGCTCCCCCCTTGGGTGACTGCCCTGCTCAGTGGTATGGGAAAGCCCTGTGGAGCTGATGGGATTATCCTGGGGGAGGGATGAGAGCTTTTGCCATGTCCCAGAATGTCCGTCAGATGGTGGCTGTCCCCTGGCATCAGCCTGGCCCCACTGGGGAGGGACACAGTGCCTTGTGTATctgccttcctccccttccccaggcagccaaCTTTCTCCTATCCCTCTGGTCACCCTAAACTGAGCAGGGGGATGCCCTCACAGCAGGATGCCCTTGCAGCAGAGAGGGCAGAACCCttgccccatccccacctctcACGGAAGGAGGATACCATCTGCAAGCGAGCGTTGAAGGAGGCTGCCCCAGCAGTGAGCTCATCCCTGCAGCCTCATTAGTTCTGCTCCTTCTCTGCTGTCTTCTCCGCCTGACTTTCTGGGCTGCTGTCTCACTCCTCTTCTTCACGGAGCACGTGGCTCATGCAGCAGGCGCTGGCTCTCCTCTTTTGCAGCCAAGGGTTTGTGCGCGTGCCCATTGTGGCTGGTGGTGATGGCAGGATGGGGAGATGGGGATGTGATGATGGCTGGCTGGAGTAGTACCTGTCAGCAGTGCCCATGCCACAGAAGGGCTGTCCATGGGCAACTGGGCACTGTGGGAGGATGGAGAAGATAAAGAGCAGGGACCACCTGTCCCTGGGGGTCCCAGAGGGTCTGGGCACATCCCTGCTGGCACCACACTGAGATGTCttctgtgtgcgtgtgtttgTGCTTGGTGTGGTGTGTGTGGGTCTGGCTGTGCCTGGATATGCTTGTGCTGTGTCTGCGTGTGCATCTTGCTGTGTGGCTGGGTGTCCCTTGTGTTCACAGAGAGTCTGGCCAGTGCCAAAGAGGAGAATGTGGGGATACACCAGGTCCTGGACCAGACCTTGCTGGAGCTAAACAAcctctgagctgcctggggAGCCCTCATCCCCCTTCCCTATCCCACACGTGCACCCCACTGGCACGCTCAGGACGTCACCAGCTGAACTGCATTTTGGCCAAATCCACACATCCATTGAGAAGGGAAACCCTGCAGCCTTGCACCATGGCTCGGGGGCGTCTTGTCTGTGCACAGCCTGAATGGCTTTGTCCTGTCTTCATGTTCAAATATTAAAGCAGTTTAACAAGAAGGATGGGTGTGAATGGTCCTTGTGGGTGGGAATGGGCATTGAGACCTCTGCAGGGACCTTGTGATGTGGCAGGAGCAGTTTGGATGGGAGTGATAGGAGTTCCTTAGGATGCACAGGAAACCTCAGTCTCAAGGGCAA from Lagopus muta isolate bLagMut1 chromosome Z, bLagMut1 primary, whole genome shotgun sequence carries:
- the TPM2 gene encoding tropomyosin beta chain isoform X3: MEAIKKKMQMLKLDKENAIDRAEQAEADKKQAEDRCKQLEEEQQGLQKKLKGTEDEVEKYSESVKEAQEKLEQAEKKATDAEAEVASLNRRIQLVEEELDRAQERLATALQKLEEAEKAADESERGMKVIENRAMKDEEKMELQEMQLKEAKHIAEEADRKYEEVARKLVVLEGELERSEERAEVAESKCGDLEEELKIVTNNLKSLEAQADKYSTKEDKYEEEIKLLGEKLKEAETRAEFAERSVAKLEKTIDDLEESLASAKEENVGIHQVLDQTLLELNNL
- the TPM2 gene encoding tropomyosin beta chain isoform X1 — encoded protein: MEAIKKKMQMLKLDKENAIDRAEQAEADKKQAEDRCKQLEEEQQGLQKKLKGTEDEVEKYSESVKEAQEKLEQAEKKATDAEAEVASLNRRIQLVEEELDRAQERLATALQKLEEAEKAADESERGMKVIENRAMKDEEKMELQEMQLKEAKHIAEEADRKYEEVARKLVVLEGELERSEERAEVAESRVRQLEEELRTMDQSLKSLIASEEEYSTKEDKYEEEIKLLGEKLKEAETRAEFAERSVAKLEKTIDDLEESLASAKEENVGIHQVLDQTLLELNNL
- the TPM2 gene encoding tropomyosin beta chain isoform X9; this translates as MAGISSIDAVKKKIQSLQQVADEAEERAEHLQREADAERQARERAEAEVASLNRRIQLVEEELDRAQERLATALQKLEEAEKAADESERGMKVIENRAMKDEEKMELQEMQLKEAKHIAEEADRKYEEVARKLVVLEGELERSEERAEVAESKCGDLEEELKIVTNNLKSLEAQADKYSTKEDKYEEEIKLLGEKLKEAETRAEFAERSVAKLEKTIDDLEESLASAKEENVGIHQVLDQTLLELNNL
- the TPM2 gene encoding tropomyosin beta chain isoform X7, translated to MAGISSIDAVKKKIQSLQQVADEAEERAEHLQREADAERQARERAEAEVASLNRRIQLVEEELDRAQERLATALQKLEEAEKAADESERGMKVIENRAMKDEEKMELQEMQLKEAKHIAEEADRKYEEVARKLVVLEGELERSEERAEVAESRVRQLEEELRTMDQSLKSLIASEEEYSTKEDKYEEEIKLLGEKLKEAETRAEFAERSVAKLEKTIDDLEESLASAKEENVGIHQVLDQTLLELNNL
- the TPM2 gene encoding tropomyosin beta chain isoform X12; translation: MAGISSIDAVKKKIQSLQQVADEAEERAEHLQREADAERQARERAEAEVASLNRRIQLVEEELDRAQERLATALQKLEEAEKAADESERGMKVIENRAMKDEEKMELQEMQLKEAKHIAEEADRKYEEVARKLVVLEGELERSEERAEVAESKCGDLEEELKIVTNNLKSLEAQADKYSTKEDKYEEEIKLLGEKLKEAETRAEFAERSVAKLEKTIDDLEERSRQEAEKNRVLTNELRVILTELNN
- the TPM2 gene encoding tropomyosin beta chain isoform X10, whose translation is MAGISSIDAVKKKIQSLQQVADEAEERAEHLQREADAERQARERAEAEVASLNRRIQLVEEELDRAQERLATALQKLEEAEKAADESERGMKVIENRAMKDEEKMELQEMQLKEAKHIAEEADRKYEEVARKLVVLEGELERSEERAEVAESKCGDLEEELKIVTNNLKSLEAQADKYSTKEDKYEEEIKLLGEKLKEAETRAEFAERSVAKLEKTIDDLEDEVYAQKMKYKAISEELDNALNDITSL
- the TPM2 gene encoding tropomyosin beta chain isoform X5 translates to MEAIKKKMQMLKLDKENAIDRAEQAEADKKQAEDRCKQLEEEQQGLQKKLKGTEDEVEKYSESVKEAQEKLEQAEKKATDAEAEVASLNRRIQLVEEELDRAQERLATALQKLEEAEKAADESERGMKVIENRAMKDEEKMELQEMQLKEAKHIAEEADRKYEEVARKLVVLEGELERSEERAEVAESRVRQLEEELRTMDQSLKSLIASEEEYSTKEDKYEEEIKLLGEKLKEAETRAEFAERSVAKLEKTIDDLEERSRQEAEKNRVLTNELRVILTELNN
- the TPM2 gene encoding tropomyosin beta chain isoform X6; translation: MEAIKKKMQMLKLDKENAIDRAEQAEADKKQAEDRCKQLEEEQQGLQKKLKGTEDEVEKYSESVKEAQEKLEQAEKKATDAEAEVASLNRRIQLVEEELDRAQERLATALQKLEEAEKAADESERGMKVIENRAMKDEEKMELQEMQLKEAKHIAEEADRKYEEVARKLVVLEGELERSEERAEVAESKCGDLEEELKIVTNNLKSLEAQADKYSTKEDKYEEEIKLLGEKLKEAETRAEFAERSVAKLEKTIDDLEERSRQEAEKNRVLTNELRVILTELNN
- the TPM2 gene encoding tropomyosin beta chain isoform X11; the protein is MAGISSIDAVKKKIQSLQQVADEAEERAEHLQREADAERQARERAEAEVASLNRRIQLVEEELDRAQERLATALQKLEEAEKAADESERGMKVIENRAMKDEEKMELQEMQLKEAKHIAEEADRKYEEVARKLVVLEGELERSEERAEVAESRVRQLEEELRTMDQSLKSLIASEEEYSTKEDKYEEEIKLLGEKLKEAETRAEFAERSVAKLEKTIDDLEERSRQEAEKNRVLTNELRVILTELNN
- the TPM2 gene encoding tropomyosin beta chain isoform X8, with protein sequence MAGISSIDAVKKKIQSLQQVADEAEERAEHLQREADAERQARERAEAEVASLNRRIQLVEEELDRAQERLATALQKLEEAEKAADESERGMKVIENRAMKDEEKMELQEMQLKEAKHIAEEADRKYEEVARKLVVLEGELERSEERAEVAESRVRQLEEELRTMDQSLKSLIASEEEYSTKEDKYEEEIKLLGEKLKEAETRAEFAERSVAKLEKTIDDLEDEVYAQKMKYKAISEELDNALNDITSL
- the TPM2 gene encoding tropomyosin beta chain isoform X2, with amino-acid sequence MEAIKKKMQMLKLDKENAIDRAEQAEADKKQAEDRCKQLEEEQQGLQKKLKGTEDEVEKYSESVKEAQEKLEQAEKKATDAEAEVASLNRRIQLVEEELDRAQERLATALQKLEEAEKAADESERGMKVIENRAMKDEEKMELQEMQLKEAKHIAEEADRKYEEVARKLVVLEGELERSEERAEVAESRVRQLEEELRTMDQSLKSLIASEEEYSTKEDKYEEEIKLLGEKLKEAETRAEFAERSVAKLEKTIDDLEDEVYAQKMKYKAISEELDNALNDITSL
- the TPM2 gene encoding tropomyosin beta chain isoform X4, with the protein product MEAIKKKMQMLKLDKENAIDRAEQAEADKKQAEDRCKQLEEEQQGLQKKLKGTEDEVEKYSESVKEAQEKLEQAEKKATDAEAEVASLNRRIQLVEEELDRAQERLATALQKLEEAEKAADESERGMKVIENRAMKDEEKMELQEMQLKEAKHIAEEADRKYEEVARKLVVLEGELERSEERAEVAESKCGDLEEELKIVTNNLKSLEAQADKYSTKEDKYEEEIKLLGEKLKEAETRAEFAERSVAKLEKTIDDLEDEVYAQKMKYKAISEELDNALNDITSL